The DNA sequence TGATGTAGGGGAGTGACCGATGTGATACTCGGAATCGGTGTAGATATCGTAGAGTTAAAAAGGATAGAAACAGTAGCAAACAGAAATGAAAAATTTTATAAAAGAATTTTAACCAAGTCGGAGCAAGAGAAGTATGTATTGCTATCGCCTAAACGAAAAATAGAATTTTTAGCGGGCCGTTTTGCGGCAAAAGAAGCATTTGTGAAAGCGGTCGGTACAGGAATTTCAAAACGTTATGGATGGCAGGACATTCAAATTATCGCTGAAGTAAGTGGAAAGCCAAAGGTGGTTTCAGACCTTGTGGAACGGGTGCATTTATCGATATCTCATAGTAAGGAATATGCAGTTGCACAAGTAATTATTGAAAGCCTGTCAAGCTAGTCTGCATATTGTGTGAGTTTGTCTCATATAGTGTTAGTGCGGTAGGAAGGAGCGAGATTGTGAGTAGTGCTTTTGAGTGTAGCAAAGCTAGAAGTATAAAGCGGACAGACGTAAAGGAGTAGAGTGAATCGACTTTATTTTGAAGATTGAGCAAGTCCTATTGAGGACAGAGAACTCGTAGTTTTTGTCATCATTGATTAACATCATCTTCTGTTCTGAGTCATCGCAGAATAGGAACCGGTTCTTGGTCTCTATAGAACAGCCAAATCTTACATTTCCTAAAGGACACTTTCTCTTTTTAACAGGCGCAAGACTAGAAGAAAATAAAAGTACTTGCCATTTGTCCTCTTTTTTACTTCATTGTTTTCAACTGCTTTAAAAGCCGACTACATAGCAAATCCAAGTTCCTTTCTCGTGAAATGAGACAAAGGGGTGAATATAAGTGAGAAAAAATGTATGGACAATCGCTGTCGGTATCATTCTCACGTTGGTTCTATTAGCAGGCTGCGGAGAAAAAACGCAAGAGGACATCATTGAGGATTTAGAAGGAAAGTTAAGTGAAATGACGGGGTATAAGGCTAATGCAACAATGACCCTACAAACAGGTAAGGAACCTCAGCAATATGAAGTAGAAATTTGGCATAACGCTGAAAATTTTTATCGTGTTGCTTTGCACAATGAAAGCAAAGATCAGCACCAAATCATTTTAAGAAACGATGACGGAGTATTTGTATTAACACCAGCATTAAACAAGAGTTTCCGCTTCCAAAGTGACTGGCCGAAAAACAATAGTCAGGTTTACTTGTATGAGTCGCTTGTATCCGATATTTTAATGGATCCTGACCGTACGTTTAGTGCAAGTGAAGACCATTATGTTTTCCAAACGAAAACAAATTATCAAAATAAGAACCTAAACAGTCAGGAAATTACGTTGCATAAAAAAGATTTATCGCCGGCCTCCATTAAAATTATGAATGCAGATTTTGAAGTGTTAGTAGAAGTTATGTTCACTTCATTTGAAATGAATGCTAGCTTTGGTGAAGGCGACTTTGACATGGATCGAAATATGACAGCTGCTGACTTGGCTGAAATTCCAGTACTGGCTGAAGGTGAAGAAGTTATCGCCCAACCAATGACAGTTCTTTATCCAATGTACACACCTCAAGGTTCTGATCTAGCGGGATCGCAGACGGTAAATACCGATGAGGGAGAAAAGGTCGTACTATCCTATACGGGAGACCAAAACTTCACTATTATCCAACAGCAAAGCCGAGTTGTTCCTGCAAGTACGCCAATGAATATCAGTAACGGCGAACCTGTTGATTTAGGCTTTACCGTGGGTGTCATGACGGATGAATCCATCATGTGGTCTTATGAAGGTGTTGACTTTATTCTTGCCTCCCAAGACTTAAATTCAGAAGAAATGATGGCCATTGCTCGTTCCGTTTACGGTACATTAGAAAAATAAGTCATTTTAGGTGTAGGCTCAGTTTTTGAGCCTACACCTTTCAAATAAAAGCCGGCTTTGGAGGCCACTGAAAAATACAAACCAACTTTTTCAATGCCTTTGACTATGGTTGCAATGGCGCCACCAGTTGCCCGCCTGCTACGAGAAATCCACTCGTAGCAGGCTTTAAAGAAATGCAACAGTTACGCACATTGCTTAGAGGGCACTGTAAAAGTTAAAAACCGAATTTTTTCAGTGCCTCTGGATTTGCCGTTTTTCTTATTATTAATTCCATTGACATCGCCTTCCTGAATGATGATAATCAGTACATGGATATTGAGCAGGAAGGGTGACCTACGCTTGCAGAGAATGGACAACTTTCATCGCGATACATGGGTTGAAGTGAATCTGGATTGTATTGAGAATAATGTAAAAAGAATCAAAGCAAGGTTTAGGCAAGAAATGAGTGTAATGGCCATTGTAAAAGCCGATGCCTATGGACATGGAGCTGTTGAAGTTGCGAAGACGGCACTAGCTGCTGGAGCAGTCTATTTAGGAGTTGCTATATTAGATGAAGCAATTCAACTCCGAAAGGCTGGAATACATGCACCGATTTTAGTATTAGGCTATATTCGGCCCGAAGAACTATCAATTGCTGCAGCTTATGACATCACTATTACCGTAATGAGCAAATCGTGGGTTGAACGAGCTTTACTAAGCTATCATGACTCCAAAGTGGTTAACGTTCATATAAAATTTGATACCGGTATGGGGAGAATTGGTATAACTTCTAAGAAAGAAGGACATTCTGTAATTGATTTGATTAATAATAGTACCAATTTGAAAATCGAGGGAATTTTTACTCACTTTGCAACTGCTGATGAGTTAGATCTTACCTATTTTGAAATGCAAAGTCGTCGATTTACAGAGATTGTTGAGAATCTTAAAGAAATCGGTGTAGAGCCAACGTATATTCATTGTGGAAATAGTGCCACTGGTATTCGTTTTCCTGAGCGGTCCTTTAATATGTTTCGTCTCGGGATTTCGATGTATGGACTTACGCCATCAATTGATATAAAGGACCAACTTCCCGTTCCACTAGAGGAAGCGATTTCTTTGCGAAGTCGCGTCATTCAAGTGAAAAAGGTGCCGCCTGGGGAAGGGATTAGTTATGGAGCAACATATGTGACTAAAGATTGGGAATGGATCGGGACAATTCCAATAGGATATGCTGATGGCTGGTATCGGTATCATTCTACGCACGGGGGATATGTCCTAGTTGATGGGCAAATAGCGCCTTTTGTAGGCAGAATTTGTATGGACCAATGCATGATACGCCTCCCTTATCAAGTTGAAGAAGGTCAAGAAGTAACATTAATAGGACAACAAGGAAAACAGTCTATTACTGTGGATGATGTCGCACAAAGGTTAGGGACAATAAATTATGAAATTCCTTGTATGTTAGGACAACGGATACCGAGAGTATTCATAAGAAATAACGAGATTGTCTCTATAAAAAATAAGATTTATTAGGGATATCTGTCTTTGCAATTCTTGGCTTATAGTGCTATTATTAATTTTGGAAGATAATATGGTCGTTAGTCGTATGTTGGGGGTGTTTGTTTGTGTCTAATCAAAGCACAAAACGAATCATGGTAAATTTACCACAACACATTTTAAATGAGGTGGACGGTGTTATTAAACAAGAGAATGTGAACCGTAGTGAATTTATTTATCAAGCAACGAAAATGTATCTTAATGAACGGAAGAAACGAAAAATTCGGGAAACGATGCAGCAAGGTTATATGGAGATGGCCAAGATTAACTTAAATATTGCATCGGAAGCTTTTCTTGCTGAGGAGGAAGCTGAGCATACCCTAGACCGCTTAGTTAGTGGGGTGTAGCATTTGATAGTTAAACGTGGCGATGTATACTTTGCCGACCTTTCTCCTGTTGTAGGTTCAGAGCAAGGTGGCGTCAGACCTGTCCTTATCATACAAAACGATATAGGGAATCGGTTTAGCCCTACCGTCATCGTCGCAGCTATTACTGCTCAGATTCAGAAAGCGAAGCTGCCGACTCACGTGGAAATTAATGCAAAACGGTATGGATTTGACCGAGATTCAGTGATTTTATTGGAACAAATAAGGACCATCGATAAGCAGCGTCTAACCGATAAGATTACCCATTTGGATGATGATATGATGAGTCGGGTAAATGAAGCATTACAAATTAGCTTAGGTTTAATTGACTTTTAATAGTAAACATAAAAGGTTGCGCCTGATGGATGAGGAGCAACTTTTTTGTATATTTAGGAGTCTTTTCTGTTGTTAGAGTAATATCATATACAGTATGCATCATACGGATGTTTTGCAACATGTCTAATAAATTTATAAAATGGGTTAATAGAGTTTTCGGAGGTGGGGAAGAAAGTGCAACCGTTTATTGTTGATTTTATTATTAAAAATAAAGAAGAATTAATTAGCCGCTGGTTAAAAGAAATTGAAAAAGTAAGTGATGAAACTTATAACAAGGCGGTCTCTAATGACACGATTGAATATACAAACAAAGAGTTTGGGTATCTGATTTTAGATACATTAGAGCTTAGTATACCCGAAGCGAATGAGAGACTAAGCCAATATACGGATAGATTAATCCGTGCGGGTTGGCAGTTGTCATACTTTACTCAAGGTCTTCAAGCATTTCGACGAGTGATTTTTGAATTGCTATCAGACTATGAAAAGGATGTAAAAAAATTAGTAGAATTATTTTATAAAACAGAAGCTTGGATTGATGGTATTATTAATCAATTAGTTAATGATTATACTGGGTCTTGGGAGAATACTTTTGAACTTCAAAAAATGTCGTTGCTTGAACTTTCAGCTCCGTTAATACCAGTCTTTGAAAATATTAGTGTGATGCCCTTAGTAGGTACAATTGATACGACGAGAGCGAAGTTAATTATGGAAAACCTCCTAGATGGAGTGCGAAAACATCGTTCACAAGTTGTGCTAATTGATATTACAGGCGTTCCTGTTGTAGATACAATGGTAGCTCACCATATCATTCAAGCTGCGGAGGCAATTCGTTTAGTAGGTGCTAACTGCATTCTTGTTGGCATTCGCCCTGAAATTGCTCAAACGATCGTTAATTTAGGAATTGATTTAAGCAACTTTCCAACAAAGAGTACGTTACGTAAAGGGATTGAATCTGCGCTAGAGCATACCAAAAAGCAAATTATTGATCTATAGAAGGGAGGCTCAGTCATGAGAATACCGATTTTAAAATTACATCATTATCTATTGGTCAGCGTTCAAATTGAATTAGATGACCAAACCGCACTACGCTTTCAAGAGGACTTATTAAATAAAATTCATACAGAAGGTTCAATGGGGGTTGTCATTGACTTAACCTCGGTTGAAATGATCGATTCATTTATTGCCAAGGTTCTTGGCGATGTAGTAGATATGTCAAATTTAATGGGTGCAAAGGTTGTATTAACGGGAATTCAGCCAGCCGTAGCCATCACGCTAATCGATATGGGCATAACGTTAAAGAATGTTCCGACTGCACTAGATCTAGAACAAGGTTTGGAGAAATTGCAACAGGAACTGGAGGGATGAACCAATGACAATCCATTCCTCTGTTGAGGTCAAAAGCGAATGGGAAATTGTTGCAGCAAGGCAAGCAGGAAGAACGCTCGCTAAAGAAATTGGTTTTGGAAGTGTAGACCAAGCACGAATAACAACAGCAATTTCAGAATTAGCTAGAAATATATACTTATATGCAAAAGAAGGAACAATTACATTGGAATTGGTCCAAGGTAATGAGAAGCAATTGCTAAAAAAGGGATTAAAGATAATTGCAACAGACGATGGACCTGGCATTTCAGATATTCATAAAGTAATGGAGGATGGCTTCACGACTTCAGGAGGACTAGGAGCTGGACTACCTGGAGTAAAAAGACTAATGGATGAGTTTTTTATAAATTCTTCTCCTGGAAAAGGAACAATGATTACCGCGATAAAATGGCTCCGATAAAAGGAGGTATGATAGGTGTTTCAAGTAAAAGAATCGGATCTCACCATACAAAACAAATATAAAGAACTCCTAGCTTTCTATCTACAAAATCAAAATGAAGCAGGATTATACCAAGCTCAACAATATAGTAAGGTACTGTTGGATAATAAAACTTCACCTGAAGACTTGGTAAGCCTGCATTATTCCGTACTAGAAGAAGTATTTCCTGATATCCCAGAGCAAGTGAAAAACTCTTTTGAGTTTTTGCTAGAGGTTATGATTGGGTATGGTCTTGCCTACCGCGAGCACCAGATTCTCCGTAATCGACAAAGAGAGTTAGAACTTCAAATTGATGTAGCGGCTAATATGCAGCAAACGTTATTGCCTAAGGAAATTCCAGTTCTAGATACTTTAGATATAGGGATTATTAGTATCCCAGCGAGTAAAATGAGCGGAGATTATTATTATTGTGTCAAGGATGACAATGGATGCATTGGGCTAGCTATTGCAGATATTATTGGAAAAGGTGTACCCGCAGCTTTATGTATGTCTATGATTAAGTATGCGATTGATAGCTTGCCTGAACAGAGAATGCAGCCAGGAGCGCTATTAGAAAATTTAAATCGAGTTGTTGCCAACAATGTAGATGAAAGCATGTTTATAACAATGATGTATGGCTCATATGATTCAAGAAATCATGAATTTTATTATTCAGGAGCGGGTCATGAACCGGGCTTTTATTATCATTATGACAGCGATGAATTTGAAGAATTGTATGCCAAAGGTCTCGTTCTTGGTGTTTCTCGAAAAGCGACGTTTAGAGAATATAAAAGAGTGGTAAATAAAGGTGACTTCATGGTGTTGCTTTCAGATGGAGTTACAGAAACAAAAGTAGATGACCGTTTTCTTGAACGAGAAGAAATAACAACTATAATTAGACAATTTATTAATCTTCCTGCACAAGAAATGGTCGAAAACATATACCGAGAGTTAGCGCAAATTCAAGGGTTTACATTAAAGGATGATTTTACCATAATGATTTTACGTAGAAAGGTTTAATTTTGGACGAACGGTGGTATGTAAAA is a window from the Bacillus alkalicellulosilyticus genome containing:
- a CDS encoding RsbT co-antagonist protein RsbRA, translating into MQPFIVDFIIKNKEELISRWLKEIEKVSDETYNKAVSNDTIEYTNKEFGYLILDTLELSIPEANERLSQYTDRLIRAGWQLSYFTQGLQAFRRVIFELLSDYEKDVKKLVELFYKTEAWIDGIINQLVNDYTGSWENTFELQKMSLLELSAPLIPVFENISVMPLVGTIDTTRAKLIMENLLDGVRKHRSQVVLIDITGVPVVDTMVAHHIIQAAEAIRLVGANCILVGIRPEIAQTIVNLGIDLSNFPTKSTLRKGIESALEHTKKQIIDL
- a CDS encoding LolA family protein, yielding MRKNVWTIAVGIILTLVLLAGCGEKTQEDIIEDLEGKLSEMTGYKANATMTLQTGKEPQQYEVEIWHNAENFYRVALHNESKDQHQIILRNDDGVFVLTPALNKSFRFQSDWPKNNSQVYLYESLVSDILMDPDRTFSASEDHYVFQTKTNYQNKNLNSQEITLHKKDLSPASIKIMNADFEVLVEVMFTSFEMNASFGEGDFDMDRNMTAADLAEIPVLAEGEEVIAQPMTVLYPMYTPQGSDLAGSQTVNTDEGEKVVLSYTGDQNFTIIQQQSRVVPASTPMNISNGEPVDLGFTVGVMTDESIMWSYEGVDFILASQDLNSEEMMAIARSVYGTLEK
- a CDS encoding anti-sigma regulatory factor; translated protein: MTIHSSVEVKSEWEIVAARQAGRTLAKEIGFGSVDQARITTAISELARNIYLYAKEGTITLELVQGNEKQLLKKGLKIIATDDGPGISDIHKVMEDGFTTSGGLGAGLPGVKRLMDEFFINSSPGKGTMITAIKWLR
- the acpS gene encoding holo-ACP synthase produces the protein MILGIGVDIVELKRIETVANRNEKFYKRILTKSEQEKYVLLSPKRKIEFLAGRFAAKEAFVKAVGTGISKRYGWQDIQIIAEVSGKPKVVSDLVERVHLSISHSKEYAVAQVIIESLSS
- the alr gene encoding alanine racemase; translated protein: MDNFHRDTWVEVNLDCIENNVKRIKARFRQEMSVMAIVKADAYGHGAVEVAKTALAAGAVYLGVAILDEAIQLRKAGIHAPILVLGYIRPEELSIAAAYDITITVMSKSWVERALLSYHDSKVVNVHIKFDTGMGRIGITSKKEGHSVIDLINNSTNLKIEGIFTHFATADELDLTYFEMQSRRFTEIVENLKEIGVEPTYIHCGNSATGIRFPERSFNMFRLGISMYGLTPSIDIKDQLPVPLEEAISLRSRVIQVKKVPPGEGISYGATYVTKDWEWIGTIPIGYADGWYRYHSTHGGYVLVDGQIAPFVGRICMDQCMIRLPYQVEEGQEVTLIGQQGKQSITVDDVAQRLGTINYEIPCMLGQRIPRVFIRNNEIVSIKNKIY
- a CDS encoding STAS domain-containing protein, coding for MRIPILKLHHYLLVSVQIELDDQTALRFQEDLLNKIHTEGSMGVVIDLTSVEMIDSFIAKVLGDVVDMSNLMGAKVVLTGIQPAVAITLIDMGITLKNVPTALDLEQGLEKLQQELEG
- a CDS encoding type II toxin-antitoxin system PemK/MazF family toxin is translated as MIVKRGDVYFADLSPVVGSEQGGVRPVLIIQNDIGNRFSPTVIVAAITAQIQKAKLPTHVEINAKRYGFDRDSVILLEQIRTIDKQRLTDKITHLDDDMMSRVNEALQISLGLIDF
- a CDS encoding PP2C family protein-serine/threonine phosphatase; the protein is MFQVKESDLTIQNKYKELLAFYLQNQNEAGLYQAQQYSKVLLDNKTSPEDLVSLHYSVLEEVFPDIPEQVKNSFEFLLEVMIGYGLAYREHQILRNRQRELELQIDVAANMQQTLLPKEIPVLDTLDIGIISIPASKMSGDYYYCVKDDNGCIGLAIADIIGKGVPAALCMSMIKYAIDSLPEQRMQPGALLENLNRVVANNVDESMFITMMYGSYDSRNHEFYYSGAGHEPGFYYHYDSDEFEELYAKGLVLGVSRKATFREYKRVVNKGDFMVLLSDGVTETKVDDRFLEREEITTIIRQFINLPAQEMVENIYRELAQIQGFTLKDDFTIMILRRKV
- a CDS encoding CopG family ribbon-helix-helix protein, yielding MVNLPQHILNEVDGVIKQENVNRSEFIYQATKMYLNERKKRKIRETMQQGYMEMAKINLNIASEAFLAEEEAEHTLDRLVSGV